A region of Diospyros lotus cultivar Yz01 chromosome 3, ASM1463336v1, whole genome shotgun sequence DNA encodes the following proteins:
- the LOC127797018 gene encoding uncharacterized protein LOC127797018, whose protein sequence is MSSTTSKTNFAWNYFEADPNDRNTTTCKFCRKVTKGGIFRAKQHLVGGFRNTKACLKCPSSVKEEIGEYMQKKKNRRDERNIALLDDDLQFGEGYDDDDDDEPLPQSRKRPNVSTGSGSGTGTGSVGSVKGPTQKGPLDVFLKDPEVNVLKSKGKGKQTRLGEHDFAKKELRARVCRSFARWMYDAGIPFNAVTYDSFKVFIEAVGQYGSGVKSPSYHEVRVPLLKQEVEATREMMKDHEEAWAKYGSSILSDGWKDKRERTLINFLVNSPKESMFLESVDGSSYSKTGEKMFQLLSKCVEKIGVRNVVQVVTDSASNNVLAGRFLEAKYPTLFWISCAAHCLDLVLEDIFKLPNMKKTFERAVMVNSYIYTHSGLVNMLRRFTDKKKVSRPAKTRFATAFITLGRMHSLKNNLRRMFTSEEWMTSKWVKETGAKKVVEVILMPSFWNNVVFPLKVASPLVRVLRLVDGEKKPTMGYIYEAMDRAKEAISNSFNGDEKKYAPIFQIIDNRWDVQLHRPLYAAGWYLNPEYFYKVERIDPEIMTGLYECIRKLNPDVKVQDQIDAELSMYNNADGFFGNYMAIRKRADKSPSTHIYIYITLYIYNHSR, encoded by the exons ATGTCGTCAACCACTTCCAAAACGAACTTTgcatggaattattttgaagctgatcctaatgatagaaataccaccacatgtaaattttgtcgtaaagtaacaaaaggtggtatatttcgggcgaaacaacatcttgtgggcggttttaggaatactaaagcTTGTCTAAAATGTCCTTCATCAGtaaaagaagaaattggagagtacatgcaaaagaagaaaaatagaagggATGAGCGAAATATAGCATTGTTAGATGATGatcttcaatttggtgaagggtatgatgatgatgatgatgatgagccgctgcctcaaagtagaaaaagacccaATGTATCTACTGGAAGTGGAAGCGGTACAGGTACTGGTAGTGTTGGTAGTGTTAAAGGGCCAACACAAAAGGGTccacttgatgtttttcttaaagacccagaagttaatgtgttgaaaagcaagggcaaaggaaagcaaacaaggttgggtgagcatgattttgcaaaaaaagagttaagagctcgagtttgtagaagctttgcacgatggatgtatgatgcaggcattccattcaatgcagtgacatatgatagttttaaagtatttatagaaGCAGTTGGTCAGTATGGTTCGGGTGTGAAGTCGCCTAGTTACCATGAAGTCAGGGTTCCTCTTCTCAAACAAGAGGTGGAAGCCACTCGTGAAATgatgaaagatcatgaagaggcgtgggccaaatatggatcttccattttgtcagatggttggaaagacaagagggaaaggacattgattaactttttagtcaattctcctaaagaaagtatgtttttggagtctgttgatggttctagctattcaaagactggggaaaagatgtttcaattattaagtaaatgtgtggaaaagattggagtaagaaatgtggtgcaagtggtcaccgatagtgcttcaaacaatgttttagcag gaagatttttggaggcaaaatatcCTACGTTGTTTTGGATATCATGTGCAGCGCACTGCTTGGATTTAGtgttggaagatattttcaagttgcctaatatgaagaagacatttgagagaGCTGTTATGGTGAATAGCTATATCTATACTCATTCGGGTCTAGTAAACATGCTTAGAAGATTTACTGACAAGAAAAAGGTGTCGAGGCCTGCAAAAACACGGTTTGCAACTGCCTTTATCACTTTGGGCAGGATGCATAGTCTGAAAAACAACCTTAGAAGGATGTTTACCTCCGAAGagtggatgacaagcaagtgggtaaaagaaacgggggctaaaaaggttgtagaagtgattttgatgccttcattttggaacaatGTTGTATTTCCTTTAAAGGTGGCTAGTCCATTGGTGCGTGTATTGCGCTTAGTGGATGGTGAGAAGAAGCCTActatgggatacatatatgaggccatggatagggccaaagaagcgatttctaactcttttaatggggatgaaaagaagtatgcacCCATTTTTCAGATCATTGATAATCGATGGGATGTTCAGCTTCATCGCCCCTTGTACGCAGCTGGTTGGTACTTGAACCCAGAATATTTCTACAAGGTTGAACGTATAGATCCAGAGATCATGACTGgcttatatgaatgcattagaaagttaaatccaGATGTAAAGGTTCAAGACCAAATTGATGCTGAGCTTTCGATGTATAACAATGCAGATGGGTTCTTTGGAAACTATATGGCTATTAGAAAGAGAGCTGATAAATCACCAagtacacacatatatatatatattacattatatatatataatcattctagataa